A region from the Pempheris klunzingeri isolate RE-2024b chromosome 17, fPemKlu1.hap1, whole genome shotgun sequence genome encodes:
- the LOC139217096 gene encoding uncharacterized protein gives MEVIETIVIQSTEVEGKETVVSSVDADKNKAEFIWTLQATWHLVNTRLEMDQAFDQPVCKKKKLWEMVAEKVNAKLRESEVTDVTVKAYECDLKWRNMLATYRKNAERAKRLGVVSVHWEFFKAMHEVLGKSREEIEAQRRAKLSGTRVGKAIANKRFTPILPTPPATAAPCPSRPPQDVLQLYMELQERKMNMWAQQKALEERKIEAINNLAQAIASLAQKNSTQMAKDGH, from the exons ATGGAGGTAATCGAGACAATCGTGATACAAAGTACTGAAGTGGAAGGAAAAGAAACGGTCGTGTCCAGTGTGGACGCCGATAAAAACAAAGCAG AATTTATATGGACACTGCAGGCTACATGGCACCTTGTCAACACTCGCCTGGAAATGGATCAGGCTTTTGACCAGCCAGTgtgcaagaagaagaaactgtgGGAGATGGTGGCAGAGAAAGTGAACGCCAAACTGAGGGAGTCAGAGGTCACAGATGTCACAGTGAAGGCGTACGAGTGTGACCTCAAGTGGAGAAACATGCTTGCCACATACAGGAAGAACGCTGAGAGGGCCAAGAGGCTTGGGGTGGTCAGCGTCCACTGGGAGTTCTTCAAGGCCATGCACGAGGTCCTGGggaagagcagggaggagaTCGAGGCCCAGCGAAGGGCCAAGCTCAGTGGGACCAGGGTGGGCAAGGCCATAGCCAACAAGAGGTTTACCCCTATCCTACCCACACCTCCTGCCACAGCCGCTCCCTGTCCCTCCCGGCCTCCGCAGGACGTCCTGCAGCTGTACATGGAGCTgcaagagaggaagatgaacaTGTGGGCCCAGCAGAAAgccctggaggagaggaagatagaGGCCATTAACAACCTGGCACAGGCCATCGCCAGCCTGGCTCAGAAGAACAGCACACAGATGGCAAAGGATGGACATTAA
- the elob gene encoding elongin-B encodes MDVFLMIRRHKTTIFTDAKESTTVYELKRIVEGILKRPPEDQRLYKDDVMLNDSQTLGNCGFTNQTARPQAPATVGLAFRLSDDSFEQLRIESFSTPPELPDVMKPQDSGSTANEQAVQ; translated from the exons GACGTGTTTCTAATGATCAGACGTCACAAGACGACCATCTTCACAGATGCCAAAGAGTCTACCACAGTCTATGAACTGAAGCGCATTGTGGAAGGCATTTTAAAGAGGCCACCTGAAGATCAGAGGCTTTATAAG GATGATGTAATGCTTAACGACAGTCAAACTCTTGGAAATTGTGGCTTCACAAATCAAACAGCCCGACCTCAAGCTCCAGCCACGGTGGGGTTAGCTTTCCGTCTGAGTG atgaTTCATTTGAGCAGCTGAGGATCGAGTCTTTCTCCACTCCCCCAGAGCTCCCTGACGTCATGAAGCCCCAGGACTCGGGCAGCACAGCTAACGAGCAGGCTGTACAGTGA
- the LOC139217136 gene encoding putative nuclease HARBI1 produces MDVAECVLSAGRAVLDMVEREWQPLSPGELEQRLDQAVEETLEADLMAKLKTQPSPAVYVQLLQNRVDVQPQVLQTALSPSEEETPEPVDSVDSVDSPAVKHIADLLQSSKFRARMAGRARLSVSHTVLLSLTLLCERISYRSVSRRFHLEKGNIHRIFFSFCERVNTMEERQIRWPVGREAVQALFPLSSLEKEQEEQQGVPQVLGVLGHTRIPIRLPIGKHDVESTVPEVKRMKKEAHPDSWLNLQLICDRKGRFLHCRISKGSDLDRGSSVRDKLTQHPELMPSGSCLVARAGYPLTAQILTPYSGSLRPREELFNRTLQEHFQILDQAVANLKTRFQRLRYLDIGNYDRARAVVLTACVLHNVFLDIGQAVQGEVEIEEAITREGEGELDDEGIHRRDGISDLLFKNFDSGCT; encoded by the exons ATGGACGTCGCTGAGTGTGTTTTATCGGCGGGCAGAGCCGTGCTGGACATGGTGGAGCGGGAGTGGCAGCCTCTGTCTCCGGGCGAGCTGGAGCAGCGGTTGGACCAGGCGGTGGAGGAGACCCTGGAAGCTGACCTGATGGCAAAACTCAAAACGCAGCCTTCTCCTGCTGTATAcgtccagctgctgcagaatcGAGTAGATGTGCAGCCTCAGGTTTTACAGACAGCATTGAGTCCCTCAGAAGAAGAGACGCCAGAGCctgtggacagtgtggacagtgtggacagtCCTGCAGTGAAG CACATCGCAGACCTGCTTCAAAGCTCCAAATTCAGGGCTCGAATGGCGGGCCGAGCTCGCCTGTCCGTCTCCCACACTGTCCTGCTGTCCCTCACTCTGCTCTGTGAGCGCATCAGCTACCGCTCTGTGTCCCGCCGCTTCCACCTGGAGAAAGGAAACATCCACAGgatcttcttctctttctgtgagCGCGTCAACACGATGGAAGAGAGGCAGATCAGATGGCCAGTCG GCAGGGAGGCTGTACAGGCCCTTTTCCCACTTTCTAGTCTTGAGAAGGagcaagaggagcagcagggtgTCCCTCAGGTCCTGGGAGTGTTGGGACACACTCGAATCCCTATTCGCCTGCCAATAGGAAAACATGATGTCGAAAGCACAGTGCCTGaggtgaagaggatgaagaaggaGGCCCATCCCGATTCTTGGCTAAACCTTCAACTCATATGTGACCGTAAAGGCCGGTTCCTACACTGCAGAATCAGCAAAGGATCAGACTTGGACAGAGGCAGCTCTGTTAGAGACAAACTCACACAGCATCCTGAGCTGATGCCCTCTGGCTCCTGCCTCGTGGCCCGAGCCGGCTACCCACTCACTGCCCAGATTTTAACTCCGTACTCAGGAAGTCTCAGACCAAGAGAGGAACTGTTCAACAGGACACTGCAGGAGCATTTTCAAATCCTGGACCAGGCTGTTGCCAACCTGAAAACCCGATTTCAGAGGCTCAGATATCTGGATATTGGAAACTACGATCGAGCCAGAGCTGTCGTGCTGACCGCCTGTGTGTTGCACAATGTGTTTTTGGACATCGGACAAGCGGTTCAAGGAGAAGTTGAGATCGAGGAAGCCATAACCagagaaggggagggggagCTAGACGACGAGGGCATACACAGACGTGATGGCATCTCGGATTTGTTGTTTAAAAACTTTGATTCTGGATGCACATGA